In a genomic window of Paraburkholderia acidiphila:
- a CDS encoding peptidoglycan-binding domain-containing protein, with product MGDAEGGSVTPDKYPVAVYDELAYPGALSTGSKGPGVKRVQEWLCYHGFGTAIDSDFGSATAAALANFQQHNLLQSNSTLDAGTWKALVDPIRRVMADGTGNQLDQRISTVASNHLAMHPREFGGDNCGPWVRIYTGGRDGVQWKWCAGFVTFLLKQACVELAMAPPVPGSLSCDSLAAQAKAANRFRTSESVANSWPTLGQTYIFLVRNGAGDWMHTGLGFAGAPRAFSTIEGNTNDDGSQNGYEVCARTRAAAGKDFIYLL from the coding sequence ATGGGCGACGCAGAAGGGGGATCCGTGACTCCAGACAAATATCCCGTAGCGGTGTATGACGAACTGGCGTATCCAGGGGCTTTGTCGACGGGATCGAAAGGGCCCGGCGTCAAGCGCGTTCAGGAGTGGCTGTGTTATCACGGTTTCGGGACCGCGATCGACAGCGACTTCGGCTCCGCAACGGCAGCGGCACTCGCAAATTTCCAGCAGCACAATTTGCTCCAGTCGAACTCGACGCTCGATGCGGGGACGTGGAAGGCACTCGTCGACCCCATTCGCCGTGTGATGGCCGACGGGACGGGAAATCAGCTGGATCAGCGCATCAGTACCGTTGCCAGCAATCACCTCGCGATGCATCCCCGCGAATTCGGCGGCGACAACTGCGGTCCGTGGGTCAGGATCTACACGGGCGGGCGTGATGGCGTTCAATGGAAATGGTGCGCCGGCTTCGTGACTTTCCTGCTCAAGCAGGCTTGCGTCGAGCTTGCAATGGCGCCCCCGGTTCCCGGTTCGCTCTCCTGTGACTCGTTGGCTGCGCAAGCGAAGGCGGCAAATCGCTTTCGCACAAGCGAGAGTGTTGCCAATAGCTGGCCCACGCTTGGGCAAACTTACATCTTCCTCGTGCGCAATGGCGCGGGCGACTGGATGCACACCGGCCTCGGGTTTGCAGGCGCGCCTCGCGCATTCTCCACGATAGAAGGCAACACCAACGACGATGGGAGTCAGAACGGCTACGAAGTTTGCGCACGAACCCGGGCGGCGGCGGGCAAGGATTTTATTTATCTTCTGTAG
- a CDS encoding methyl-accepting chemotaxis protein: MRISTRLLLLVITALIGLIAIGGYGLVSLKREMLDETRGKITNLLQMAEHLATFYHDQEVAGKMTREAAQAATQQALNQLNYSDRSYFWARLPDGTTLVHRNLASIGKVNVGKAPDGRPDTDLYREMLAREHIPVMMTMAKHPTTGQLTAKMNGIVEFAPWGWWIGTGFFLDDIDATFWRTGRVLLALIIAAVAGIGVLSWQIIRNLVGTLGGEPHYAVAVTHRIATGDLTGSVALRPGDERSLLASIARMQASLVTMISEIRAGAESVTTGAGEIAAGNTDLSSRTEEQAASLQQTAASMEQLTSTVQNNEANANQARQLVSTASTAAADGGAAVAAVVDTMSAIQISSEKMVEITGVIEGIAFQTNILALNAAVEAARAGEEGRGFAVVASEVRTLAQRSASAAREIKGLIDASVGQVREGAERVRAAGATMDSIVRSVENVTGIIAGISEASSEQRLGIEQISRAVTQMDEVTQQNAALVEEAAAAADSLSGQAHRLSQAVSIFRT; this comes from the coding sequence ATGCGAATTTCCACCCGACTCCTTCTTCTGGTCATCACGGCGCTGATCGGACTGATCGCTATTGGCGGTTATGGGCTCGTCAGCCTCAAGCGGGAAATGCTCGACGAAACGCGCGGCAAGATCACGAATCTGCTGCAAATGGCGGAGCATCTCGCCACCTTCTATCACGACCAGGAAGTCGCCGGGAAAATGACCCGCGAAGCGGCGCAGGCGGCCACGCAGCAGGCGCTCAACCAGCTCAACTATTCCGATCGAAGCTACTTCTGGGCACGTCTGCCCGACGGCACGACGCTGGTTCACCGCAATCTGGCTTCGATCGGCAAGGTCAACGTGGGCAAGGCGCCGGACGGACGACCCGACACGGATCTCTACCGCGAAATGCTCGCGCGCGAGCACATCCCCGTGATGATGACGATGGCCAAACACCCCACCACGGGCCAGCTCACGGCGAAGATGAATGGCATTGTGGAGTTCGCACCGTGGGGCTGGTGGATCGGCACGGGCTTCTTTCTCGACGATATCGACGCCACGTTCTGGCGCACCGGGCGCGTGCTGCTTGCGCTCATCATTGCGGCGGTGGCGGGCATCGGCGTGCTGTCGTGGCAGATCATCCGCAACCTCGTGGGCACGCTCGGGGGCGAGCCGCATTACGCGGTGGCGGTCACGCACCGTATCGCCACGGGCGACCTGACCGGCAGCGTCGCATTGCGGCCTGGCGACGAACGCAGCCTGCTGGCGTCGATTGCGCGCATGCAAGCGAGCCTCGTCACCATGATCAGCGAGATCCGCGCGGGCGCGGAGTCCGTGACCACGGGCGCGGGCGAGATCGCCGCGGGCAATACGGACCTCTCTTCGCGCACCGAAGAGCAGGCCGCCTCGCTGCAGCAAACCGCGGCCAGCATGGAGCAGCTCACTTCGACGGTGCAGAACAACGAGGCCAACGCCAACCAGGCTCGCCAACTCGTTTCCACGGCCAGCACGGCGGCGGCCGATGGCGGCGCGGCGGTGGCGGCGGTGGTGGATACGATGTCGGCCATTCAGATCTCTTCGGAGAAGATGGTCGAGATCACGGGCGTGATCGAGGGCATTGCGTTCCAGACTAACATTCTCGCGCTCAACGCCGCTGTGGAAGCGGCGCGCGCCGGCGAGGAGGGGCGCGGCTTCGCGGTGGTTGCTTCCGAGGTGCGGACGCTCGCGCAGCGCAGCGCGAGCGCGGCGCGCGAGATCAAGGGGTTGATCGACGCATCGGTCGGGCAGGTTCGCGAGGGGGCGGAGCGCGTGCGCGCGGCGGGCGCGACCATGGACAGCATCGTGCGCTCGGTGGAAAACGTCACCGGCATCATTGCGGGTATTTCCGAGGCCTCGTCCGAGCAGCGTCTTGGCATCGAACAGATCAGCCGCGCGGTGACGCAGATGGACGAGGTGACACAGCAGAACGCGGCGCTCGTGGAAGAGGCCGCTGCCGCCGCCGATTCGCTCTCGGGTCAAGCACACCGGCTCTCGCAGGCCGTGTCGATTTTCCGGACGTGA
- a CDS encoding helix-turn-helix domain-containing protein yields MLSPVAGSAIVVRQSSRAPLAGTQPSARCSGCAMRHLCMPQGLPAEDLPRLEALICGARKVRRGEALYRSGDRFDSLYAVRSGSLKTLIVNRDGREQITGLRLAGDALGLDGIATDVHAFSAVALEDSSICTLPYAALKTLCRESGTMQDRLHRLMGDQFNQEASQMMVLGSLTAEERVAAFLLDVSSRNWQRGYSQAEFRLRMSREDMGSYLGITLETVSRILSRFQKRGLIDAQGKLIRICDIEGLQTV; encoded by the coding sequence ATGCTGTCACCCGTCGCAGGATCCGCTATCGTCGTGCGCCAAAGCAGTCGTGCTCCTCTCGCGGGAACGCAGCCCAGTGCGCGCTGCTCGGGGTGCGCCATGCGCCATCTTTGCATGCCGCAAGGCTTGCCGGCCGAAGATCTGCCGAGGCTCGAAGCCCTGATCTGCGGGGCGCGCAAGGTGCGCCGCGGCGAAGCGCTCTATCGCTCGGGCGACCGCTTCGACAGCCTGTACGCCGTGCGCTCCGGCTCACTCAAAACGCTGATTGTCAACCGCGACGGCCGCGAGCAAATCACGGGGCTGCGTCTCGCGGGCGACGCGCTGGGTCTGGACGGGATCGCCACCGACGTGCACGCGTTCAGCGCGGTCGCGCTCGAAGACAGTTCGATTTGCACGCTTCCCTACGCCGCGCTCAAGACGTTGTGCCGCGAAAGCGGCACGATGCAGGACCGGCTGCATCGGCTCATGGGCGACCAGTTCAATCAGGAAGCCTCGCAGATGATGGTGCTGGGCTCGCTCACCGCGGAAGAACGCGTGGCCGCTTTCCTGCTCGACGTGTCGTCGCGCAACTGGCAGCGCGGTTATTCGCAGGCGGAGTTCCGCCTGCGCATGTCCCGCGAAGACATGGGCAGCTACCTCGGCATCACGCTCGAAACCGTGAGCCGGATTCTGTCGCGCTTCCAGAAACGCGGCCTGATCGACGCGCAGGGCAAGCTGATCCGTATCTGCGATATCGAGGGGTTGCAGACGGTTTGA
- a CDS encoding PAS domain S-box protein, whose amino-acid sequence MQDNSAPALKVEEALITEALVNRPNRLPDYQGESRALAALAQEMASNPSGVLPMLAQLALALCSAGSAGVSVPERDGAAARFRWRALAGELAAEVDRMLPGDDCPCGVTQERNTMLLFDRPARCFASYHAIDPPVREALHVPWRVNGKVVGTIWAVTHSEARHFDAEDARLLQSLASCASAAHQLTCALTDAQDAGHNLAQQVAERTRTLQNINTKLHNEAAQRKQVEDALRVSEARLQAAISIETVGVLFFDLDGTMADANGAFEQMSGYSREDLRAATHWDRLVPLEFLGITSRAVADLATTGRTQPYERQLIRKDGTRWWGLFAPTRLSGTGMASKCAEFALDITERKRVETECVDSEERFRALVEGFAQAVWEADAHGQAALVSPGWSDYTGQPGEEWLGEGWANAVHPDDRAYALRQWKDAIAAQRVVNAEFRLHVATGGWRWTNVRAAPIWNPDGTVRKWVGMNIDVDDRRVAQEALRESEARFRALADASPALIWQFDTQGNTVYFNQRCLAAIGLTSAQLLETGWHSIIHPRDLPGFVSRVQAAQHDHCAFQSRLRVKLKDAGWHWFETCCAPWLSASGEFRGHVCVSINVTEAVNAEDALKEADRRKDEFLATLAHELRNPLAPIANALHIIRRGVFPADSAPILDMLDRQVHHMVRLIDDLMEVSRITRGKIGLVKAPVALADIIDNAVETSRPAIDQAQHELSIALPDTPLVLNADRVRLTQVFANMLNNAARYTDTGGQIRLVATREGDCAVVELSDTGIGMSADQIDQAFEMFAQAGRPAERSQGGLGIGLTMVRHLVNMHGGTVEAASAGPGKGSTFTVRLPLSQHTLADAHEPPTATARAAKPLAGKRILVVDDNRDAADSLAMVLSGEGAQVRVVYDGAAALGALEQSVPHAMVLDIGMPGMDGYEIARQIRQSPRYASLQVIALTGWGQHADRLRSRMSGIDSHLTKPVDFHTLIELLLAR is encoded by the coding sequence ATGCAAGACAACAGCGCACCTGCGCTCAAGGTCGAGGAAGCGCTGATCACCGAGGCGCTGGTGAACCGCCCGAACCGGCTGCCCGACTACCAGGGCGAGAGCCGTGCGCTTGCCGCGCTCGCGCAGGAAATGGCGAGCAATCCTTCCGGTGTTCTGCCGATGCTCGCGCAGCTCGCCCTCGCGCTTTGCAGCGCCGGGTCGGCTGGCGTGAGTGTGCCCGAGCGCGACGGCGCCGCGGCGCGGTTTCGTTGGCGCGCGCTGGCCGGCGAACTGGCTGCGGAGGTGGACCGCATGCTTCCCGGCGACGACTGCCCCTGTGGCGTAACGCAGGAGCGCAACACCATGCTCCTGTTCGACCGCCCCGCCCGCTGCTTTGCGTCGTACCACGCAATCGATCCGCCTGTTCGCGAAGCGCTGCACGTGCCGTGGCGCGTCAACGGCAAGGTGGTCGGCACGATCTGGGCCGTCACGCACAGCGAGGCCAGGCATTTCGACGCCGAAGACGCGCGCCTGCTGCAAAGCCTCGCCTCTTGCGCGAGCGCCGCGCACCAGTTGACCTGTGCGCTGACCGACGCACAGGACGCGGGCCACAATCTCGCGCAGCAGGTCGCGGAACGCACGCGTACGCTGCAGAACATCAATACGAAGCTCCACAACGAAGCCGCGCAGCGCAAACAGGTCGAAGACGCGCTTCGCGTGAGTGAAGCGCGTCTGCAGGCAGCCATTTCCATCGAAACCGTGGGCGTGCTGTTCTTCGACCTCGACGGCACCATGGCCGACGCCAACGGCGCCTTCGAGCAGATGAGCGGCTACAGTCGCGAGGATCTGCGCGCCGCGACCCACTGGGACCGGCTCGTGCCGCTGGAATTTCTCGGCATCACGTCGCGGGCGGTCGCCGACCTCGCGACCACGGGACGTACGCAGCCCTACGAGCGGCAGTTGATCCGCAAGGACGGCACGCGCTGGTGGGGCCTTTTCGCGCCCACCCGGCTTTCGGGCACGGGCATGGCCTCGAAGTGCGCCGAGTTCGCGCTGGATATCACGGAACGCAAGCGCGTGGAAACCGAATGCGTGGACAGCGAGGAGCGCTTTCGCGCCTTGGTGGAAGGCTTTGCACAGGCCGTTTGGGAAGCCGATGCGCACGGCCAGGCCGCATTGGTTTCGCCGGGCTGGTCGGACTATACCGGGCAGCCCGGCGAAGAATGGCTCGGCGAAGGCTGGGCAAACGCCGTTCATCCCGACGATCGCGCCTACGCGCTACGTCAATGGAAGGACGCGATTGCCGCTCAGCGCGTGGTGAATGCCGAATTCCGCCTGCATGTCGCCACGGGCGGCTGGCGATGGACGAACGTGCGCGCCGCGCCTATCTGGAATCCGGACGGCACGGTGCGCAAATGGGTGGGCATGAATATCGACGTGGACGATCGTCGCGTCGCCCAGGAAGCGCTGCGCGAAAGCGAGGCGCGCTTTCGCGCGCTTGCCGATGCGTCACCCGCGTTGATCTGGCAATTCGACACGCAAGGCAATACGGTCTATTTCAACCAGCGTTGTCTCGCGGCGATCGGCCTCACGTCCGCACAACTGCTCGAAACAGGCTGGCACTCGATCATCCATCCCCGCGACCTGCCCGGCTTCGTCTCGCGCGTACAGGCCGCGCAGCACGACCATTGCGCGTTCCAAAGCCGGTTGCGCGTGAAGCTCAAGGACGCGGGCTGGCATTGGTTCGAAACCTGCTGTGCGCCGTGGCTATCCGCGAGCGGCGAGTTTCGCGGCCACGTGTGCGTGTCCATCAACGTGACCGAAGCGGTGAACGCCGAGGACGCACTCAAGGAAGCCGACCGCCGCAAGGACGAATTCCTCGCGACGCTCGCGCACGAACTGCGCAATCCGCTCGCGCCCATCGCCAATGCGCTGCATATCATCCGGCGCGGCGTGTTTCCGGCGGACTCGGCACCGATACTCGACATGCTCGATCGCCAGGTGCATCACATGGTGCGGCTGATCGACGACCTGATGGAAGTGTCGCGCATCACGCGTGGCAAGATCGGCCTCGTGAAAGCGCCGGTCGCGCTCGCGGACATCATCGACAATGCCGTTGAAACGAGCCGCCCCGCCATCGATCAGGCACAACATGAGCTGAGCATCGCGTTGCCCGACACCCCGCTCGTTCTCAACGCCGACCGCGTGCGTCTCACGCAGGTCTTCGCGAACATGCTCAACAACGCGGCACGCTACACCGACACGGGCGGCCAGATCCGGCTAGTTGCCACGCGCGAAGGCGACTGTGCGGTTGTCGAGCTGAGCGATACGGGCATCGGCATGTCCGCCGATCAAATTGATCAGGCATTCGAAATGTTCGCGCAGGCCGGCCGCCCGGCCGAGCGCAGCCAGGGCGGCCTTGGCATTGGTCTTACCATGGTGCGCCACCTGGTGAACATGCACGGCGGCACGGTCGAGGCCGCGAGCGCAGGCCCCGGCAAAGGCAGCACGTTCACGGTGCGCCTGCCGCTCTCGCAGCACACGCTTGCCGATGCACACGAGCCGCCGACTGCCACGGCGCGTGCCGCGAAGCCGCTCGCGGGCAAACGCATTCTCGTGGTCGACGACAACCGCGACGCCGCCGATTCGCTCGCCATGGTGCTGTCGGGCGAAGGCGCGCAAGTGCGCGTGGTGTACGACGGCGCCGCCGCCCTCGGCGCGCTGGAGCAGTCGGTGCCGCACGCAATGGTGCTCGACATCGGCATGCCCGGCATGGACGGCTACGAAATCGCCCGGCAGATTCGTCAAAGCCCGCGCTACGCGAGCCTGCAGGTCATCGCGCTAACCGGGTGGGGCCAGCACGCCGACCGGCTGCGCTCGCGCATGAGCGGGATCGACTCGCATCTCACGAAGCCAGTTGATTTTCACACGCTGATCGAACTGCTGCTGGCGCGCTAA